The segment AACTCATAAGTCGGTATCCACACCAGCTTCCCTCCGGCCTGCCGGGCCATACGGTAGATATCCGATTGCGTCGGCTCTCCTTGAGGCAGGGGTTGTCCGAAGGTGAAGTAGGAGGTCCACAGCTGGTAGGCAAAGATATCCTGGTTCTGGGAAAAGGTTTTGCCGAGCACCGCCGTCACCTGCCGGTCGGCTGCGAACAGCTCCGCTTCATTCGCGGGGTCCAGCTGGTTGAAGATGCGGAACAGATCCTTATCGAGGAACAAGGACATGCTGTTCTGGTCCACGATCCGCAGCTTGGTGTCCATAACTTCATTGTTCTTCCTGACAATCTCATACACATTCTTCTGCGCCTGCTCTGTAATAATCTTCAGGCTGGTCCGGTAGAACAAAGCCCCCAGAACGAGCAGGGGAATCGCGATCAGCAGGATGTAGCTGGCCAGCAGCCGGTATCGGAAGGTAATCTTCATGCTTCCCGCTTCCTTTGCGACAGCGCGTGCTTATAGGCTTTGGGCGACATGCCGTAATACTTCTTGAATACGCGGCAAAAATATTTCGTATCCTGAAATCCGCATTCCAGCGATATCTCATATATTCGGAGCGGCTCCCCGGCAAGCAGCACCTTGGCCCGCTTCATCCGGGCCGCCGTCACATGCTCAGAGAAGGTTTTTCCCGTCCTGTTCTTGATCAGTGTACTGAAATAGGAGGGGTTAAAATGGAAATGCTCGGCTGCCCGCTCCAGTGTGATGTTCTCTCTCGTATGTTCCTGTATCCAGCCCAGGCATTCAGCAGTCACCACCTCGCCCTTATCCTGTCTGAAGCAGGCCAGGGCAAGATGCACTTCCCGGAGCGCATTCTCCAGATGGTCCACCAGCTCCGGGTACGAGCGGCAGGAGCGGATAAGCATCGCAGCCGTACCGGTCAGCTTCTGCTGTGCTCTCTTATCCAGAATGTCCTGATGCTCACTCCGGATCTGCAGCAGCATCAGCGATGCCTGCTCCTTCAGCAGCATAGGACTGGCATGTCCACCGTCCGCAAGCTGACAGAGGGCTTCCCCGCAAGCTTCCAGAACAAACGCAGCATCATCCATTTTCAACGCCTCATAGACCTTGCTCCAGTCAGGAACGGCCTCGCGGGAAGAAAACCTGATCTCATCAGAAAACAGCAGCCCCTGCCGGAAATCATAGAAGTTGTAACTGTTGGCCGTTCTGGCCGCCAGATAGGACCGCGGCGCTTCCTCCCGGAGGGAACGGCATTCCGGGCCAATCCCGTGGGTGAGCTCTCCGGTATGCGTCCAATCCGCCGCCAAGGAATGAGCGATGGACCGGGCTTCTTCCCGCTTGTCCCCGGTAATGGCTTCCAGGGTAATCAAGGTAACGGCGGCAAGAGGGCCGTCCTCCGTCATCCCGCTCAAGGGAATCGTGATGGCTTCCCCCCACCTGCTCCAAGCCTGCTCCAGAGCACGGATGAACACGCCGCTGTCCTGCCTCTCCCCGCTGTCCCCGCAGGAGTTCAGCTCCGAATACACTGCGACACCGCTCTCCCGCAGCCAATCATAACCGTCCAGCTCCGCCAGCTCGGCCAAGGACGCACTTCCGTTCAGCCAGGACAGCATGAGCCGGTTCAGGTAGGCGGAAGAAGCGAGCTTAAGCCGGTGCTGCAGCTCTTCCTCTTCACGGCGCTGCCTCTGTTCCGCTGTCAGCAGAAGGTCAATCCGGCTTAGGACATCTGCTACTTGGCCAATCTCCACCGGCTTCAGCAGGTAATCATAAGCCCCATAATGGACTGCCTTTTGCGCATACTCGAACAAATTGTAAGCGGATACCATTACAACCCTGGTCTGGAACCCTTCGTGCTTAAGCCGTTCAAGAAATTCAAGCCCATCCATTCCGGGCATGCGAATATCCGTCAATATGGCTTCGGGCCGGTGAGCCTTCACCATCTCCATAGCCGACAAGCCATCCTTCACCGCAACCACCTGATCCTCCGGCCGAAGGCGTCCGATCAGATTCACCATCCCCCTCAGATGCCTGGGCTCATCATCTACAATCAATATTCTCATTCGTCTCAGCCCCCCAAGATTGGCTTACAGCCCCTGTCAGCCGCAGCGTTGCCCTTATTATAGAAGTCCATCCGGCTGATTCATAGTGCATTAATATTGTATAGGTGGACTATAATTGGGAGGAGTGTGGAGGCAAAGAGAACACAAACCTTAGGACTACGCACTTCATATTTTAATAAAAGAACCGCCTGTTCTTGGCGGTTCTTCTTGGCTTCTGGATGTATAGCGTGCGGCTGAAGCCTGCTATTCTCCCGTATTCTTTTCACCATACTAATTGTCTCCGCCCGCATTGCCGTCTCCCCCGGACGCATCAGGCACAGTAGTTACGCCTGCGGCAGGCGCGGGGCTCTCCCCGCTGCCCGCATGTCCGCCTGATCCGCCGGAGCCCGAGCTGCTGTTGCCGCCGCCTGCTGGTGTTCTGTCCACGCCGGTGCTGCCCTTCTCAGTACTCAGCGAAGGGGCCGGGATGGCGATGCCCGGGGCGCTGCTGCCGTTCTCGCCGACAGGCTTGCCCTGATTGTCATAGTAGTACATTGGAACGTCACCGACTACCATCAGGTAGGAGACGGGAATCTCGGTATCCACCACCTGCGGCTCCATGTCAAATGGAATTACAACCGCTACCTCGGTCACAATATGAATATAGACCTCAACCAGAATCATATTGATTCCGGCATTTTGCTGCCGGGTGTTCAGCTCTACCTTCACGGCCCCCTGAGGCTCGATCTTGATCGGGATATCGGGTCCAAAGGAGGCAATCAGCGGGCTGCCGAGCGCCTGGCCCAGCGGTATGCGCTCGCTGCGGTTATGCAGCTCCTGCAGCGTAGACTGTATCACCTCGGCGGCCTGCGAGGTGATTCGCATATGCTCCTTGTAGTTGAGCATGAAGCCGGAGATTTTGCCGTTCTTGTCTGTCTTCCAGTCAATCAGCGCTTCGGCATTCCCGCCGTCCGCCACCTGGGACGTAATCGCCTTGTTAATCGATTCCGTGGCGATCTGCTTCACCCGGATCTGCGCCAGATGCAGGATCGGCGGCTTCATATGCTGCTCCACATAACGCAGCCCCTGCAGCACCGCCAGAATCAGCAGCAGGCTTACGATGATCCAGAATCTGCCCCGTCTGCGCGGCTTCTGCTCCTTGCCCCCGGCAGCTTCCTGCCGCTTCCCGTCCCTGCTGCCGAACAGGCGGAACCCGCCGCCCGCACGCCCGGCCTTGCGCCAGACCCGCTGGCCCGGAGCGCCTGCTGCTCTCCCGGACGGCTTCGCTGTCCCGTAATCCGCTCCGCTGGACCTGGAGGGCTTCGCCACGAAGCCCCCGCTCCGCCCCCAGCTCCGGCCAGCCAGCCCGACGCCGGGTCTTGACGGCTTCGCTTCGAACCTTGCTCCCGAACCCGCGCCCGGCGGCCGGATTCCCGCTCTGGACGGTTTGGCCTTGAAGGCCTGGCGGCGCCCGCCAGACCCCCTAGGACCGCTTCCGCTGAAGTCCGGCAGACGCAGACGCCCGAAGAGCGGTACGCCTGTGCTCCGTTTCCCCCATTTTCTGATTCTGCCCATGCCCTGCCGTCCCTCCCGACATTCCTGCGGTCAAGCCGCCCCTGTACTACTAAGCTATTCAGCACCCGTACGAAATAACCCCACAATGTGGGGCTTTCGCTTTGATGTTCCACTTTCAGATCATTCACAGGCTCCTCCTCCCAACTCTATGCCCGCCTTAAAACAACAAAAAAAGAACATCCCCGCGGCAGCACACCGCAGCAACGTTCTTCTAATGCCCCGCCCGCTTGCGCTTATCCTCCTGAAGATGCCCCCAATGCAGCCGGACAAAGATAGCAAGCAGAATCAGCATAAATACGCCATACCACAACAGAAAACCGTTCCAGTCCTCACGCGGGACAATGAGCGAGGAGCTGAGCGTACCGAACAGCCAGATAAAAGACAGATTGCCTAGCACCGTCCCCCAGACATACGCCGCCGGCTTCATCGGAGACACGGCTGACATCAGATTGATGATATTGCTGGGCACCACCGGAATCGTACGCAGCAGCACCAGGGTCCAAATCCCGTAACGGTCCAGATAGGTCTGCCATTTCTCATACTTCTTGAGCTTGTAGCCCCATTTGCGGTCGAACCAGTCGAAGAGATAGCGCCGGAAGAGAAAATAGACGACTACCGCGCCCAGGTTGCAGGCCAGCCAGCTGACAGCCATCCCGCCGATCACTTCGAATACAGAAACATGGAGCACAATCAGAATCGCCAGGGGGAAAAATCCGAACAAGCTTTGCAGCACGGCGAGCGGAAAGGTAGCAAAAACAATATACGGCCCGCTAAGTCCCAGACTTTGCAGCAGCCAGTCAATCCAGGCATTGATGATCTCGGTCATAGAGCGCTCTCCTTTCCTGACTCTTAGCAGCATGTAAAGGAACCGCTCATTAACGTTGAAGAAAAACACCCCTTGCGGGGTGTTTATTGAACATCTAACTATAGATTCTGCGACATAAGCGTACAAGTTACAGAATTGTTGCTTATTTTCTCTCATCATAGCACACATCGGTCATCGCCGCCAGATCACTGAACCCTACAGAGTTCACTTAAGCAGAGATGCCAGCCGTCCACTCATTAACCTTG is part of the Paenibacillus sp. FSL M7-0420 genome and harbors:
- a CDS encoding response regulator transcription factor; the protein is MRILIVDDEPRHLRGMVNLIGRLRPEDQVVAVKDGLSAMEMVKAHRPEAILTDIRMPGMDGLEFLERLKHEGFQTRVVMVSAYNLFEYAQKAVHYGAYDYLLKPVEIGQVADVLSRIDLLLTAEQRQRREEEELQHRLKLASSAYLNRLMLSWLNGSASLAELAELDGYDWLRESGVAVYSELNSCGDSGERQDSGVFIRALEQAWSRWGEAITIPLSGMTEDGPLAAVTLITLEAITGDKREEARSIAHSLAADWTHTGELTHGIGPECRSLREEAPRSYLAARTANSYNFYDFRQGLLFSDEIRFSSREAVPDWSKVYEALKMDDAAFVLEACGEALCQLADGGHASPMLLKEQASLMLLQIRSEHQDILDKRAQQKLTGTAAMLIRSCRSYPELVDHLENALREVHLALACFRQDKGEVVTAECLGWIQEHTRENITLERAAEHFHFNPSYFSTLIKNRTGKTFSEHVTAARMKRAKVLLAGEPLRIYEISLECGFQDTKYFCRVFKKYYGMSPKAYKHALSQRKREA
- the yunB gene encoding sporulation protein YunB, which produces MIVSLLLILAVLQGLRYVEQHMKPPILHLAQIRVKQIATESINKAITSQVADGGNAEALIDWKTDKNGKISGFMLNYKEHMRITSQAAEVIQSTLQELHNRSERIPLGQALGSPLIASFGPDIPIKIEPQGAVKVELNTRQQNAGINMILVEVYIHIVTEVAVVIPFDMEPQVVDTEIPVSYLMVVGDVPMYYYDNQGKPVGENGSSAPGIAIPAPSLSTEKGSTGVDRTPAGGGNSSSGSGGSGGHAGSGESPAPAAGVTTVPDASGGDGNAGGDN
- a CDS encoding TVP38/TMEM64 family protein gives rise to the protein MTEIINAWIDWLLQSLGLSGPYIVFATFPLAVLQSLFGFFPLAILIVLHVSVFEVIGGMAVSWLACNLGAVVVYFLFRRYLFDWFDRKWGYKLKKYEKWQTYLDRYGIWTLVLLRTIPVVPSNIINLMSAVSPMKPAAYVWGTVLGNLSFIWLFGTLSSSLIVPREDWNGFLLWYGVFMLILLAIFVRLHWGHLQEDKRKRAGH